CGAAGTTGTGGATTTCCCCGGGGTCATTACCTGTGGGGAAACTTTACAGGAAGCCCGCCGGCTGTTAGCGAGCGCCTTGGTGGATATGGCGGAGACGGCCTTGCTTCACGGCGAACCCCTCCCACAGCCCGATCCATCCTGCACCGATCCGGAGGCCGATTTAGAGGAGCCCATCCATTTGCTGCTGACTGCGGCGTCGCATGTCACTGTTGAACCCCAGACGGCCATAGTATGAAAAGGCGTGACCTGCTTCAACACTTGCGGCAGGACGGCTGTCAGCTTGTTCGGGAAGGGGCGGAACACTCGATTTGAGAAAATCCCGCGACCAAACGCCGTGCGTCAGTCCCGCGGCATCGTGAGATCCCTAAATTCACCGCGGCACGCATCCTCAAGCAACTGGGTGTACCTGAAGATTCTTGATATCCGCGGCCAATAGGCGCCTCCCTACGGGACCAAAGCTCCACCAGGCACGATACATTAGCCCCTGCTAGGTTTCTCCAAGCAGGCTTTCACGGCGTCGCGGCTGATACGGAGGCTTTGTTCGTCCACCTTTCCGTGTATGTCCCCCTTCTCAGTTTCCTCCACAGCTCGCTCAAACAAGGGGAGCGCTCGTTCGAACCCGCCAAGCTCCGCATGACAACGCCCCGCTGCGTGAAGGCTTGCTCCTACCCTAACGTGGTTCACCCTTCCATGTGAGGCCAGTTCCTGTGGGGCAGGCTTCCCGAAACTGTCTCAGAATGGCAGCGATGTGAATTCATCTGTAGGGGCGCTTCGAGAAGCGCCCTGATTCCGGGCGGTTCACGAACCGCCCCTACGGCGGACGCGTGAAATCCCTTATTTTGAGACAGTTTCTCCCAGCCTGCCTGTGCTGAATTGCCAACCGTGGCAGGCTGGAAAGCCTGCTCCACAAAGACTTTCCATCTCACTCAAAATGATGTCCCTCCTTCCTTTCGCTCCTCGGAATGACGGAGAACGGGAAATTTGCGGGAGGAAGTGAATGCTTTCTTGGCGGCGTCTCAATTTTCTTGACAGGGGAACCGAAAGGTTATAAGGTCGAAAAAGCCCGGTTAATTGGAATGTTATAATGATTTGCTCAACAAACATATTAAATAAAAGGTTGCTTCTTCTGCTCGTAATACTAGCTTCATATATCCATGGCGCCGGCGGGATCTCCTGCGCCTATCAGCTTGGGCCCTCGCATTCCTCTACGGACCGTGACAAATCATTCCTCAGCTCCCTGGTCCCTTTGCCTCCACAGGTGAGCAGATCGAAAGAGAAATCCCCGGAACACTACATTGATCCTGCGCTCAACCACGGGCTGAAACTGGTTCTACCGCAAACTATCCGCCAGGGCCTTAGATTCGATGCGGGCTACGACAAATGGGAAGGGCTTCCCACAATGCAGGCCGATTATTTCCTGCCCGTCAAGGGATGGACAGACAAGAGCGTGTTTTTTTCTCCCAGGATTTCCCTGAACGGGACCAAGGAGAGCTATTCGATCGGCGCGGGGTTCCGGAATCTGATTACGTCGGAAATGCTCGTGGGTTTCCACGCGTTTCACGATTGGACCCGCGGTAGGCGCACTCGGGGAGAGTTCTTGAAGGAG
The genomic region above belongs to Desulfomonile tiedjei and contains:
- a CDS encoding type II toxin-antitoxin system HicB family antitoxin, giving the protein MLTYKAIYKSLDEGVHAEVVDFPGVITCGETLQEARRLLASALVDMAETALLHGEPLPQPDPSCTDPEADLEEPIHLLLTAASHVTVEPQTAIV